The following nucleotide sequence is from Apium graveolens cultivar Ventura chromosome 4, ASM990537v1, whole genome shotgun sequence.
CTAAATTCAACCGAGGGCCAGTCGAATTTACGTGGTCGAATTTACCGGTATATTTGACCAACTTTTCGTGCCGGTCGAATTTAACACATCGGAAAAGATGCGGGAACAATCCCGCCCAAAATATAAATTCCCACGCAATAAATTCGACCAAATTTTGTCGAATTTAAAAAGTGGAATTGGCGGAAAAAATTGCCACcctttaattttaaatttttagtGGGCGGTAAATTTGTCAATGAAAATAAATTCGAATAATTTCTGCTATTTTTGACCTACTGTGGTCAAAATTATATAAATTCAACCGAAGTTGGTGGAGTTGAGTTAAATTCGACTGTTGACGGCTGAATATACATAAATTCGACTACGAACGGAAGAATTTATTACCTTACTAAATTCGACCGTTTGTGGTTGAATTTAACCGTGTTAAATTTGACTTACTCTGGTTTAATTGAGGTAAATTCGACTGTATCTGGTTCCATAGATATAAATTCGACTGAGTTTAGGTGCGTTACTAAATTCGACCGTTTCTGGTTGAATATACCCTGCTAAATTTGACCGTTCATTTTGGAAACCTTACTCCCTTCTGCATTCCAGTAGCCGTTTTTGCCATTCTTCCTCCCCATTTCACTACTTTTTTGCTCTTCAACTACCAATTCACTAATTTCTTCTTCATGTGAGCATCTCAAATTATCAAGTAAGTGTAATTCTTTTACATAATTTTGTTATAAGTAGTTTAATTGTGGTAATCTTTATGAATTTGAGTAGATTAAATTTATTTCCAAGAATAATGTgattattatttgtttattttttgtTGACTAATGTGGTATTTAATAATGAGATAAATTTAATTTTCATAATTATATTGGTAATTTGTTGACTTTAAAGATGAAGATCCACACTCACACATGTATCCTCTCCTTTAGGCCTTATTGCCTTATTTTGAACTTATCTTTTGCAAATTTCAGTTCAAGTATGTAATGAAAAATATTAGGCCGTGTATGTAATGAAAAATATTGGGTTGATTTAGCACTTTGCTTTTGGTTTTTTAGTTGTAATTTAACTAAtggttatatatttttatttttatcacTTTTGAATGATTATTTGGGGATCATAATTGCAAATTGAGATGTTGTGAGTGGTATTACTATAAACAAGTAGCAAATTTCTAAATTGCATATTTAATTTGATTGGAAAAcaattaaagattaaagtttTAGTATGTTAAATACGACTGAAGTAAAACTAATATAGCTTAAAAAAAGAATCAAGTATATTATATTCGACCAGAAAAAGTaaattttaattccaaaatcaacCAAAGTTGGTCGAATTTATAATAACAAGATATGGTCGAATTCAATGTGTGACCATATCAGGTCGAATTTATATTTGACCAGAGTTAGTCGAATTTGATTTTCAACTATATTAGGTCGAATTTAGGAATGACCATATTTGGTTGCATTTAGTAATTTGGcgtgttttttgtttttttttgaaaaaaattgaaatttcaTTCAAAAAATTGAATGAAAAATTACCACAAAAATTATTCGAATTTAGTTGGTCGAATTTAGGGTGGTCGAATTTAGTTGGTCGAATTTAGGGTGGTCAAATTTAGATAAATTAGACCGGAATTCTTATTTTCGACTAGTTTTTGTTCGACCAAAATAATGTCGGTCGAATTTAGGTAAATTCGACCGACAAAAATTTTCAGTCGAATTTAGACGAATTTCTTGTAGTGGTAGGACCGCTATCATCCTGTTTCAGCTGTCTGAGACATTGTGCTTCTGCCGGTATGAACCAAGAATTTTGAATGATAACAACTTTTTCCAACTAATCGGTGACCCGTGCTAAGGACTCATCCGAGATTAAAAATAACTAGGATATAAAGCCGCTATAAATTACAATTAATGTGTTATATATTTCATAATCATTAACATAATCATAATCATGTTTAACGTGATAATACAAAAAATTTGATCTATGTCTTTTTATGTAATAATATACATAAGAGATTATTGTGATCCGTTAAAATGGTATAAAGATAATTAGCTTAAAATACTGATGTCAtgttttattttatattaataattatatttattaatataaaataaaatattaattatgtAATATTTATAATAAACCAAATAAAATGGTTGAGTTCAAATAACTTTTTTTTGCCCATACAAGTCTATTGTAGAAATGTTTACGAACTGTTTAGATCATAAATTTTAACCAATGaataaaaatgatattttaatAAATATGTATCATATTTATCTTCCATTTAAGTATCATATTTATCTTCCATTTGCCGTTAATAGCGATGAAATCTCACGAAACAAAAaatcttttaaattaaatatgaATTATATTTAGGTGATTACAGTTTAAATTCAAGTACCGGTCAAGCAGTAGAAATTTATTATGCATTTTAGTttgctaaaataaaaaaatagttgtaactaaTAAAATCTACCTCTGATCGACAAAAAAACGAGTTTAGAGTCATCACTGTAAAACTTAACTATACTGAAGACAAACAATATAATATgttttaataaaatcaataaaatattatatattattttgataGAAAAAGAGATTTCCAGCTATATATAagaataatatattattattcatAATTCTAATTAACTTATCCACTCGCTTCAAGaactaaaaatattaaaaatttactttattattttaaaataatttgaaacaATATTAATAGTTGTTTAAAAAATTGTGACAATTTATATGAGTAATTAGCTAGAAGAATGGTCTTATTAtacatttaaaattttaataatcaTAAAAAATAGTAATTAACAGATGAACGTGATCCTTTCAATGAAAAGTTATAAATTGTAAATATAACTAAGAAAATTTTAAAAGCCAACACCGATCTCGTAATATACATGTTTAGTATTAGCTTaagaatttatttatttaaaatattattttatttaggtATAATATAATGAAATAAAAATTGTATAATTTCTCGATTGATTTAACCGCTCAAGGTTTTATTAGTTAAATTTAATAGGAGAAAAGGGTCTTGTAGATTAAATTTGATGGATAGATATTATTTATTCTTATATAAAACTAAAAACATGTCTATTTTAATGTATAAAGATTCTACATGCAAACCGAAAAATCTATAAATTTTCATAACTTATCACGGTTCGTTCACTAATACCGAGAAATGATTTCTCGAAAAATTAAAATCTTCTAGCCTATACTTATCCGAAAATAAATGACATTGATCTTAATGAACAATAAAAAATAACACAATATAAATCATTTTATCATCATTCCACCTTTAAATAATCATTATTATATTAGTAGTTAATAATTTATATTGAAATATTAATTATAATGGCAAAAAGTAACTTTACTAAAGTTTTATATTGataaaaaataaagtaaactTAATACATAGGTGTAATTAACGTCTATTAAGATAATATTAAATGCAagaaatatttttcaaaataaaaaagtcaaaaaaaataagaatttaaGAATTTTTTTTGGAAGGTGTTGAGGGTTGTACATCCACCCCCAGGTGCTCTGATTCAAAAGACATAAttataaattctcctcccgtggaaTTAGAACTGTGACGAAGAGGATAGTTCATAAAATTAAATTTCATAGTAATCCGTGCGAAACACATattagaataaataaataaatcctgttaaattatgtagttaaaaaaatcGAGGTAAgtgtaattataaaatttcaccgtataatttttttttactaatACGATTTTTAAATCTAGTTATAATTCTAGTTATGCACCtaattattttacttgttatattAATGTAACATGTTACTTTTACAAATAcgattatttaaaattaaatcgACGCTTGGATGAAAACTAATAAATAAAACTTAATATGAAAACAAAGTATACAGAGAGTAGAAGTCAATTCGTATTAGttgatatttaattatataaaattttaaaaatagttagATAATATTTTTAATGAGTACTAGGATTTGATAATTTTGTATTATGATAGATTATGGTTTCGCTTATAAATATAGATAGTTGATAACACGTGCGAAACAgattaaaatatcaaattaataTTTGTAGTGCGAAACAGAGTAaaatattaaattggtacttgTTAAGAATAATTATGTAGTTAAAATGAATCGAATGTGATATGAAATTTTCCATAATAATTCTAgttttagttttgtttttgtgAAAGGAATTGTATAATTATCTTATTAACGAAATATttgttattttaaataatttaatattaattaatattatttgataattatcttataattacctagagtttatttaatataacttaattattgataaaaaatattttttaaattaaaaataaatagaagTTTAGATGAACACTAACGAATATAAAAGGAAGTTTAGAGTAAATAGATTTCAATTTGGTTTACATGTGTACCAAAACTTGATACTTTTGTAATTTCTTATTTTTGTGCTGCAGTAAAACATgattttctttattaataaaaaGTATAGATTTTAATTATCTTATGaactaaatatttattattttagataatttaatattaattaattatttattaaaatctttttgaaattAAAAGTAGATAGACACTTGAATAAATACtaactaataaaaataaaatttagatataATAGAGGTCAATTTACGTTATGCAAATATCAAAATTtgatattttgatatttttgtaCATACGTTTGGATAAACACTAACTAATAACAAAACTTAGATAAAATAGAAGTTAATTTATATTAAGTAGGTACCAAAATTTGATATTTTATACTTCTCTAGTTTCTGTGCATGAATAAAATATGATTTCGAATATGGAACCCGTCTATTGTTTCTAGTCTGTAGAAAATAAGAGTTATAATTAGTGTTTAACAACGTTAGTGCTAAAGAGTAGTGCTAGATGTAAGAATTGTGTACAAAAAATTTATACATAATGACATCATGATAATTGATGTGAGATGTTTTAATTGGATTTATTGATATAAATACAAGGACCCACTTCAATTAAAACCCACTACAAAATTTTATACACAATTTCGTACATCAAACATTTTCTTGCTAATTCTGTTATGCATGGAAATGGAGCATGCCTGACATTTTCGATCGATATATGCATTCGAGTGAACTTCCATTTTATAAAGCACTGCAGTATTCACAAGTCATGCTCATGCCTTATTTTCTCTAACCAGAATTTATTGTTATCTTCAAAAATAGAATTATTATCACCAGATCTCAGCGTCAGTTTTCCCATTCCCTCCTAATAAAGGTTTCTATTCGAGAGATTGTTATAAATACTGTTAATCATTAGGTTTAGTATTTGTAGAAATTTTTTACTATGGTAAAAACAGGACAAGAAGTTGTAATCATCTGAAATATATATTGGCTGCATAACGAAGTTATCTTTGATTTGTACCCAGATAAAACTCAAACGTTAATGCTTGTGAATTTATAATGCAAAAACCACACTGCACGCTACCAGTATGGTCTTTGACAAGAAATCAGAATTCATATTTTAGAAAAACGAAGAGGCGAGTGAAGTCTACTCTGGTGCAAGCTACCCACACAGCCCATCAGGATACAAACACTCTCCCACTTTCAAATTAGACCAGGCTATGGTAAACTACTCTTGCGTTTTAAGATGTGGACCAAATGTCCTTGTCAACTCCTGTAATTTGGGGTATGTATTATTGTAGTATTATTCAAAGACAAACCGTATATAAAGATCTGTCAAGAATCAAGATAATATTAATGTTGATTGCATGTTTGTACTATCTCATTAAACAAATTAAAATAtcttaatataaaaatacaagACTAGTTGTTAAATATTCCAAAAGAACATTTATGATCATTGTAGCTATCTCCAACCCGTCATATTCCTTAACTATATTTTTGTCACATCGATGAATTTAGGATTCTCTCCAAAAACCCCTATTCCAACCACAACATCAGTTGCCTAAAAAGTTCAGGTTAAAGAAAATGGTGCCTCAGATATGAGGAGGCACTCCACTTCCAACTCCTATAACACGTCACATGATCAAAATATAGGTAACCAAGATAAGTTATATCATCTCTGACCATGTTGCCCaagaaatatatataaatataatatttttagatAAGATTACAACTCCTTGTCACTATGCAAAAAAAATCTAAACAATAATGTACAACATGACCGTAGATGACAAGTTCTGCAAGCTGTACGTAGTGCTGCACAAACATCAACTATGTATGTCCATTAGTACAAAATATGGGCAGATGTTAAAACTACTACTTCTTCCCAAGAAATCTGATAGATCTACAAAGTAAGTTTGAGCTAGATGGATGTGATTATCATTTTGTTATCTCTGATGCTAGCTTATGTACTTATTAAGCATCTATTATCATTTCCAAATCAAGGCAAAAATCTTCCCCCAGGCCCATTCCAGTTACCTATTATCGGCAACCTTACTAATCTGGGCAAGTTGCCTCATCAGTCCCTTGCCAAACTATCCCAGAAATATGGCCCAATCATGCATCTACAACTAGGCCGTGTAACCACCATAGTTATATCTTCATCAGCCATAGCTCAACAAGTCTTCCAAAAGAAAGGCCGTGTCTTCTCTAGCAGGTTTATACCTGACTCACTCTCTGCCTGCGACCATTCTCTATACTCTTTTGCATGGTTACCGATAGGCCCGCGGTGGAGAAACCTCAGAAAAATAAGTAACTCAAATTTATTTTTAGCTAACAAGCTCGACGCTAATCAGCATCTACGTGGTAAGAAGGTGAATGAACTTATTGCATACGTTCAAAAGTGTAGCCAATCTGGAGAGGCAGTAGATATTGGTCGTGCTGCTTTTAGGACTTCTTTCAATCTCTTATCAAATACTGTATTTTCTAAGGACATGGCAGACCCTTACCAGGATTCAGctcaggagttcaaggacttgGCATGGAATATTATGGTTGAAGCAGGCAGGCCTAATCTCGTCGACTACTTTCCTGTGCTAAAAAAGATGGATCCGCAAGGTGTGAAGCGTAGAATGACATGTTACTTTCAGAAATTAATAGATATGTTAGATGGTTTGATCAGTGAGAGATTGGCGTTGAAGGGATCAGGCACTGCTGTAGAGAATACTGATATGCTTGATGAACTGATCAACATCTCTCAAGTGAATCCTAATGAGATGGACAAAATCCTTATGCAACACCTGTTTGTGGTATGTTAACTCTTTGCATCACATTCCATAAACTTATCTTTTAcgatttaataatttttttaatatcgTCTCCTGGACGTGGTACACATTAATGTTTTGTTAATAAATTTATGACTGCTTAAAATATAAATGAGGATCCAATACGAGTCCACCACTCCATACGATGAACATAAGTCACTCTTATACTTGATTTGATGTAGTGACAAAGTTCTCTAAGAAATTTAAATCCAATACACAGACTTTAAAGTATAAAACCAAATAAGCGCAGGACATATTTGTTGCCGGAACAGATACAACTTCGAATACAGTGGAATGGGGCATGGCGGAGGTACTGAAAAGCACAGAAACCATGATAAAGCTGAAAGCTGAGCTCCACCACGTAGTTGGCAAAGGCGCAATGCTAGAAGAGGGGGACATTCATCGATTGCCTTTCTTGCGATGTATTGTGAGAGAAACTCTAAGGTTACACCCACCATTTCCTTTATTGTTACCGCGCCAAGTAGAAGAGGACACTGAAATAAATGGCTACACTATTCCAAAAAATTGCCAAGTTCTGGTCAATGCATGGGCAATTGGGCGCGACCCAGTTTCCTGGAAAAATCCCTCGTCATTTCACCCGGAAAGATTTCTAGATTCAGAAGTTGATGTAAAAGGCCAGGACTTCGAGCTGATTCCATTTGGTGCGGGAATCAGGATATGCCCTGGCTTACCATTGGTAATGAGAATGGTGCCGGTCATGTTGGGTTCCCTCATAAATTGTTTTGATTGGGAACTTGAAAGTGGGATTCCGCTGAATGAACTGGACATGGTGGAGAAGTGTGGTCTCTCTGTAGCAAAGCTGCACCCACTCCGTGTTTTGGCAACTTCACAAGTTGTCTAGACTTTAAACTATGTTTCCTTTTTCATAACAATAAATGAAGAAGTTGAAGCTTTGTGGTTGTTGACGCTGTGTATGAAAACGGTGTACTTcaacctgatttcaatttttctttatcTGTATATCTATAAATTTTTCGTTAAAATTTTGAGCTTTTATGAGTTCTaaattctttttttttaaaaaaaataaaaaattgaatatGCTCATGTTCCAGAGCCAAGTAGAATATACATGTTCCTTCTCTAGCATTTAGTTTTTTCATATTTTACGGCATTGACCTTTTTTGGACAGTAATAATAATTGGTAATAAACTTGAGTCCAAGTTAACTTTGTGCGGACAGTAATAATAATTGGTAATAAACTTGAGTCCAAGTTAACTTTGTGTTGAAATTTAGTTTCTGATTGTCACTCTTCTAATTTTTCACTTCTACTGGCCGGCAATGTAAAGAGTAAGAACACTTCCAACCGTATCTTAGTTCggttttaaattatattttttaataatctTTATTAATAAGTAAGATATGTTTTTAAGTGGTACCATTTTACTTATTTTTTGATTCCACTGTATTTTAATttcatattttataatttatattataacTCAAAATGTGTTATTTTAATCCTTtacttataattctatatatatcatttttacccattttttgaattttataacccatatttttttttaatttttataggGTTGAATCctattttaaattatgttttaaaataaataggtTCATAAATTGGCCTGACTAAATAGGTTCCGAAAAATATAAATCACGACCACCTAAATAGGTCGTGTTTAAATTGGaatattttaatttagaattttttaatttgttggtgaaatttcattttaataaaatgatatgGATATTATAGAAACTGTATTTTCGTTTCACCtctagaaaataataaaattgttcaaaccgtatatataacctttattaataagcgaaacctATTTTAAATGATATTTTGGTTTTACCACCTTTTATGACTCTTGTTATAACctaagtgtattatttttatcatttttgatttctatatgacttataattatatatatatatatattatttttaaccattttttaaattttataagccatacttttatattatttttatagatttgaaatttaaaataaataagttgaTCAATTGGCCAGATTAAATAGGTTCCGAAAAATATAAATCACGACCAACTAAATATGTCGTGTTTAAATTGGaatattttaatttagaattttttattttgttggtgtaattttattttaaataaatgaTATGGATATTATAGAAActgtattttggtttcacccattaaaaataataaaat
It contains:
- the LOC141718987 gene encoding geraniol 8-hydroxylase-like; amino-acid sequence: MDVIIILLSLMLAYVLIKHLLSFPNQGKNLPPGPFQLPIIGNLTNLGKLPHQSLAKLSQKYGPIMHLQLGRVTTIVISSSAIAQQVFQKKGRVFSSRFIPDSLSACDHSLYSFAWLPIGPRWRNLRKISNSNLFLANKLDANQHLRGKKVNELIAYVQKCSQSGEAVDIGRAAFRTSFNLLSNTVFSKDMADPYQDSAQEFKDLAWNIMVEAGRPNLVDYFPVLKKMDPQGVKRRMTCYFQKLIDMLDGLISERLALKGSGTAVENTDMLDELINISQVNPNEMDKILMQHLFVDIFVAGTDTTSNTVEWGMAEVLKSTETMIKLKAELHHVVGKGAMLEEGDIHRLPFLRCIVRETLRLHPPFPLLLPRQVEEDTEINGYTIPKNCQVLVNAWAIGRDPVSWKNPSSFHPERFLDSEVDVKGQDFELIPFGAGIRICPGLPLVMRMVPVMLGSLINCFDWELESGIPLNELDMVEKCGLSVAKLHPLRVLATSQVV